A portion of the Stigmatella aurantiaca DW4/3-1 genome contains these proteins:
- a CDS encoding DUSAM domain-containing protein, whose product MDDQPDWGPFRSLSRRILQEKVPLTLTEDVRALLLRTAREVAIPDAEATLSTEAGALALISEAERRISDGSNRLTDALHRMWRLQESGDFDGARQEMSEVLAVEVVPYYRMLAQEQLDR is encoded by the coding sequence ATGGATGACCAACCTGACTGGGGGCCGTTCCGATCACTCTCACGCAGGATTCTGCAAGAAAAGGTCCCCCTGACACTCACAGAGGACGTGCGCGCTCTGCTCCTGCGCACTGCGCGGGAGGTTGCCATCCCAGACGCGGAAGCCACTTTGAGTACGGAGGCTGGAGCATTGGCATTGATCAGTGAGGCCGAGCGTCGCATCTCTGACGGCTCCAACAGGCTCACGGATGCACTGCATAGGATGTGGCGCCTCCAAGAGTCCGGTGACTTCGATGGTGCGCGACAGGAAATGAGCGAAGTGCTCGCTGTCGAGGTCGTGCCCTACTACCGGATGCTTGCTCAGGAGCAGCTTGATCGCTGA